The nucleotide window GGACAGCTACTAGAAGTGAGGAGATGTTAGCCAGTGAAGCGAGGCATAACGTTTTCACTGGTGAGGTAGCAGTTAAAAGAGATGGTACTATTCTAGGTATAAAGGGTAAACTATTGCTAGATCTAGGAGCCTATATAACAGTAACTGCCGGTATCCAACCATTAATAATACCAATGATGATACCCGGCCCCTACAAAATACGTAATCTGGATATCGAAAGCGTTGCAGTCTACACTAATACCCCACCAATTACTATGTACAGAGGAGCCAGTAGACCAGAGGCAACATATATAATTGAAAGGATAATGAGTACAGTGGCTGACGAGTTAGGGTTAGATGATGTAAGTATTAGGGAAAAGAATCTAGTCACTGAATTACCATATACAAATCCGTTTGGTTTAAGGTATGATAGTGGAGACTATGTTGGATTATTAAGAGAAGGCGTGAAGAGGTTAGGTTATTACGAACTTAAGAAGTGGGCTGAAGAGGAGAGAAAGAAGGGGCATAGGGTTGGAGTAGGGTTAGCGTATTATCTGGAAATATGTAGTTTTGGTCCATGGGAATACGCTGAAGTTAGAGTGGATGAGAGGGGTGATGTATTAGTCGTTACTGGTACAACACCTCATGGACAAGGTACAGAAACTGCAATAGCTCAAATAGTTGCAGACGCCTTACAAATAGATATAAGTAGAGTTAGGGTAATATGGGGAGATACTGATACTGTTGCAGCCAGTATGGGAACTTATGGTTCAAGATCTGTAACAATAGGTGGCTCTGCAGCAATTAAAGTTGCAGAAAAAATCTTAGATAAGATGAAGAGAATTGCAGCATCTACTTGGAATGTCGATGTTCAAGAAGTTCAATATGAGAAAGGAGAGTTTAAGTTAAAGAATGATCCAAGTAAGAAGATGAGTTGGGACGACGTTGCTAGCATAGCGTATAGAAGTCATGATCCTGGGCTAGTAGAGAAGATAATCTACGAGAACGATGTGACTTTCCCCTATGGAGTCCATATAGCGACAGTGGAGGTAGATGATACTGGAGTTGCTAGAGTTTTAGAATATAGGGCATACGATGATATTGGGAAGGTTGTAAATCCAGCATTAGCAGAAGCGCAGATTCATGGTGGAGGTGTCCAGGCTGTTGGACAAGCACTATATGAGCAAGCTTTACTCAATGAGAATGGACAGTTAATCGTAACTTATGCAGATTATTATGTCCCAACTGCTGTTGAGGCGCCTAAGTTTACGTCAGTCTTTGCTGATCAATATCATCCATCTAACTATCCAACTGGTAGTAAGGGTGTTGGAGAGGCAGCATTAATCGTAGGTCCTGCAGTGATAATTAGAGCATTGGAGGACGCTATTGGCACTAGATTCACTAAAACTCCAACTACTCCAGAGGAAATTTTAAGGGCTATCGCTAGTAAAAGATGATAGCATTTTTCTTAACTACTTTTTATAAATATAATTTATAAATAACTTTTAGATTTAGTGCAAAAAGTTATTATTTTGAAGGTAAAGTTTATTTATGGAAAATATCATATTTATATAATGAGATGATAGAAATGTTAGATAAAGTACCGGGTATAATTGCCGTATTTAGATTTCGTGAGGGTAAACTTGCAAAAATATACGGTCAAGATATCTCAATGGACCTAGATAAATTAAGTAACATTTTAGTAGAGAATATGAGAATTGGCGAAACTGAAGCTAAAGAGTTAAAGTTTCTTGAGCCGTTCAGAGGATTTGCTATGATATTAGATGATACGGGAGTTGTATTCGTAGATGACTATTTAGTAATAACTGATGCTAAGAAAACCAATTGGGACTTATTGGTTAAGTCTATTTTAAAAGGAGAGGTGATAAGAAGTGGGTAGTGTAAAGAAGTTGAAAGGATATGAGGGGCATGTGAAAATTGACGAGAATGGTGAAATTGAAGAAAGTTCAAATATAGAAAATCTCTCTAAACTAGTTGAATTAATAAAATTTAATTTAAAAAAGGGTAATGAAGAGGCGAAACAACTAGGTTTTAACAAGCTGAATGGTTTTGCAATGTTTGGTAGCAATAAGTCCTTAACCTTTATGAAAGGTTTAGCTATAGTTGTAGATAATGATAAAGCTGATTGGCAAGACTTATTCACATATTATACCTATAATAAGACATTTATAATAACTGGAGGGGTATTGGTTTTACTTTCAATACTATTATTCTATTATGGGCTGCTTACTCCTATGTTTAACTTTATGGCTCCAGAGCCTCGCATTTATATACCAACAATCCTATTATTAATAGGAGTAATATTTCTGATACTTTCCAAGTCTACCTTCTCTTACAGATTAGAATGACTCTTTTTTAAAATAAACTTGTAGATAGTAATGATAGAAACTTTTAAAAACTAGCAGTAATAAAGTAATATAACGTGAGAGAATGAAAGAGCTAAAAGGAACCAAAACTGCTGAAAACTTGAGGCATGCATTCTGCGGAGAAGCAATGGCTAACCGAAGGTATCTATATTTCGCTAAAAGAGCTGATGAGGAAGGATACCCTGAAATTGCTGGATTGTTAAGAAGCATAGCAGAAGGTGAAACTGCCCACGCATTTGGTCACTTAGATTTCATAAGGCAAGGAGGAATTGGCGATCCAGCTACTGATAAACCAATAGGAACATTAGAGCAAATGTTAGAATCAGCAGTAGCAGGAGAAACTTACGAATGGACGCAAATGTACCCAGGCTATGCTAAGGTAGCTAGAGAAGAAGGGTTTAATGAAATTGCAGAATGGTTTGAAACCTTGGCAAGAGCTGAGAAAAGCCATGCTGAGAAATTCACTGGAGTGCTTAACCAACTAAAGGGAGGCAAGTAATGTATTCTTTAAATCCAAGTAATTCTACTTTTTTTGACTCTAATAAATTATTATCAGAATTTATAAGGCAAGCGAGCGTTTGTCACGGTTGCAGATTATGTTTCAACTATTGCGATTCTTTTCCCCTTATGTTTACTTATACTGATAAGAAAGGCCCCAAAAACTTAACCTTAGATGACTTGTTTAATGTAGCCTCTAAGTGCTTTCACTGTAAGATGTGCTACGTCAATTGTCCCTATGTTCCTCCTCACGAATTTAACATGGACTTTCCAAGCCTAATGGAATGGGCGTGGCTATACTATAAGAAAAATCGAGGATTAACTGTAAGGGATTTTATCTTTGAAATGCTAGATGGTGTGAAGTTTGCAAGGCCCTTAGCTAAAGTAATTATGGAAAAGAACAAGGAGTTATTAGGTATTCACAAAGAAGCCCCCACGTTACCAGTAGCGGAGAAAGGTTTAAGGGAAAGAGTTAAGCCCAAACGTATCGATAGTCCCAAAGCAAGGGTTGCACTATTTCCCACTTGTTTAATTGAGAATTTCTTCCCAGAAATTGGCGAGGATTTAGTAGAAATATACAACGAATTAGGGATAG belongs to Saccharolobus solfataricus and includes:
- a CDS encoding DUF2173 family protein, which encodes MLDKVPGIIAVFRFREGKLAKIYGQDISMDLDKLSNILVENMRIGETEAKELKFLEPFRGFAMILDDTGVVFVDDYLVITDAKKTNWDLLVKSILKGEVIRSG
- a CDS encoding heterodisulfide reductase-related iron-sulfur binding cluster, whose protein sequence is MYSLNPSNSTFFDSNKLLSEFIRQASVCHGCRLCFNYCDSFPLMFTYTDKKGPKNLTLDDLFNVASKCFHCKMCYVNCPYVPPHEFNMDFPSLMEWAWLYYKKNRGLTVRDFIFEMLDGVKFARPLAKVIMEKNKELLGIHKEAPTLPVAEKGLRERVKPKRIDSPKARVALFPTCLIENFFPEIGEDLVEIYNELGIEVIIPNFVCCGAPMLDSGDVDRLKKNAEYNIKIIEDLIKEGYDVVSPIPTCTLMIKEYKKVLDREVPKVYDAMEYLLKLKNEGKIELKGKIEKSVYYHPPCHLKFLQLGLPGVRLLRSMGAKVDISNNGCSGIDGGWGLRNYDTAKRVGSKMMEAFKQSKADLFSTECPLAGLQIEKSSGRRPLHPIQLLKEAMKNG
- the cutA gene encoding glyceraldehyde dehydrogenase subunit alpha translates to MSYVGKPVKRIYDDKFVTGRSTYVDDIRIPALYAGFVRSTYPHAIIKRIDVSDALKVNGIVAVFTAKEINPLLKGGIRPWPTYIDIRSFRYSERKAFPENKVKYVGEPVAIVLGQDKYSVRDAIDKVVVEYEPLKPVIRMEEAEKDQVIIHEELKTNISYKIPFKAGEVDKAFSESDKVVRVEAINERLIPNPMEPRGIVSRFEAGTLSIWYSTQVPHYMRSEFARILGIPESKIKVSMPDVGGAFGAKVHLMPEELAVVASSIILGRPVRWTATRSEEMLASEARHNVFTGEVAVKRDGTILGIKGKLLLDLGAYITVTAGIQPLIIPMMIPGPYKIRNLDIESVAVYTNTPPITMYRGASRPEATYIIERIMSTVADELGLDDVSIREKNLVTELPYTNPFGLRYDSGDYVGLLREGVKRLGYYELKKWAEEERKKGHRVGVGLAYYLEICSFGPWEYAEVRVDERGDVLVVTGTTPHGQGTETAIAQIVADALQIDISRVRVIWGDTDTVAASMGTYGSRSVTIGGSAAIKVAEKILDKMKRIAASTWNVDVQEVQYEKGEFKLKNDPSKKMSWDDVASIAYRSHDPGLVEKIIYENDVTFPYGVHIATVEVDDTGVARVLEYRAYDDIGKVVNPALAEAQIHGGGVQAVGQALYEQALLNENGQLIVTYADYYVPTAVEAPKFTSVFADQYHPSNYPTGSKGVGEAALIVGPAVIIRALEDAIGTRFTKTPTTPEEILRAIASKR
- a CDS encoding rubrerythrin family protein, with the protein product MKELKGTKTAENLRHAFCGEAMANRRYLYFAKRADEEGYPEIAGLLRSIAEGETAHAFGHLDFIRQGGIGDPATDKPIGTLEQMLESAVAGETYEWTQMYPGYAKVAREEGFNEIAEWFETLARAEKSHAEKFTGVLNQLKGGK